In a single window of the Pongo abelii isolate AG06213 chromosome 1, NHGRI_mPonAbe1-v2.0_pri, whole genome shotgun sequence genome:
- the POLR3GL gene encoding DNA-directed RNA polymerase III subunit RPC7-like has translation MASRGGGRGHGRGQLTFNMEAVGIGKGDALPPPTLQPSPLFPPLEFRPVPLPSGEEGEYVLALKQELRGAMRQLPYFIRPAVPKRDVERYSDKYQMSGPIDNAIDWNPDWRRLPRELKIRVRKLQKERITILLPKRPPKTTEDKEETIQKLETLEKKEEEVTSEEDEEKEEEEEKEEEEEEEYDEEEHEEETDYIMSYFDNGEDFGGDSDDNMDEAIY, from the exons ATGGCCAGCCGGGGTGGGGGCCGGGGTCATGGCCGGGGCCAGTTGACCTTCAACATGGAGGCCGTGGGCATTGGGAAAGGGGATGCTTTGCCCCCACCCACCCTGCAGCCTTCTCCACTCTTCCCT CCCTTGGAGTTTCGCCCAGTACCTTTGCCCTCAGGAGAGGAAGGGGAATATGTCCTGGCACTGAAGCAGGAGCTACGAGGAGCCATGAGGCAGCTCCCCTACTTCATCCGGCCAGCTGTCCCCAAGAGAG ATGTGGAGCGTTATTCAGACAAATATCAGATGTCAGGTCCGATTGACAATGCCATCGATTGGAACCCTG ATTGGCGGCGTCTACCCCGGGAGCTAAAGATCCGAGTGCGGAAGCTACAGAAGGAAC GGATTACAATTCTGCTCCCCAAGAGGCCCCCTAAGACCACAGAAGATAAGGAGGAAACAATACAGAAACTAGAG ACcctggagaagaaggaagaagaagtaACTTcagaggaggatgaggagaaagaagaagaagaagagaaggaagaggaggaagaagaagagtatGATGAAGAAGAACACGAAGAG gaAACTGATTACATCATGTCATATTTTGACAATGGAGAGGACTTTGGTGGTGACAGTGATGACAACATGGACGAAGCTATATACTGA